One stretch of Trichomycterus rosablanca isolate fTriRos1 chromosome 3, fTriRos1.hap1, whole genome shotgun sequence DNA includes these proteins:
- the LOC134309992 gene encoding NACHT, LRR and PYD domains-containing protein 12-like: protein MNQTDLANKLQTKLVSVYQKNLKTKLIEKYREINEGISQPGSSVLLDQIYTELYITQGSSGDVNNEHEVRQIETTSRRPTTQEKPIKCKDLFKDMSIRTVLTKGVAGIGKTVSVQKFILDWAEGKANQDVLFMFPLPFRELNLMKEKHLSLMELLHYFFPEFNRIKPINCNTYKIIFIFDGLDECRLPLNFQNNDDMWDVTESASVDVLLTNLIKGNLLPSALLWITSRPAAANQIPPECVAQVTEVRGFSNPQKEEYFRKRFSDENLASKIIKHMKSSRSLYIMCHIPVFCWISASVLERMLGEAEGGEIPKTLTQMFIHFLIFQIKHKEQKYHGKCDPDPHQTRETILALGKLAFQQLGKGNLIFYEEDLRECGIDVREVSVYSGVCTQIFREEFGLHLGKVFSFVHLSVQEFLAALFAFICFISKKPTEQQTNDLSDLFTKSMSDFLRSAVDKALQSENGHLDLFLRFLLGLSLESNQTLLRDLLTQTGSSSHSKEETVEYIKEKIRKDPSPEKSINLFHCLNELNDHSLVQEVQTYQTKIESYISYVCYDTTAYSKRFGSGCLRGTSLSPAQWSALVFVLLNSVEDLEEFNLSKYYGSDECLLKLLPVVKESRRAELDNCYLTGESCEVLSSVLSSNSSNLRVLNLSLNNLKDSGVKLLSEGLMNPNCKLETLWLARCSLTGESCAALSSVLSSNSSNLRELNLLHNNLQDSGVKLLCAALKNPNCTLEKLTLADCDLTGESCAALSSVLSSNSNNLRDLNLSENNLQDSGVKLLSEGLKNPHCTLEILELACCYLTDEHHEVLSSLLISNLKHLNLSYNKLQDSGVKLLCVALKNPHCKLEILELISCNLTGESCAALSSVLSSNSSNLRDLNLSENNLQDSGVKLLSEGLSNTNCKLEILTLMECSITEQSFEHLAPALRSLALKELNLRHNNLGESGIQRFLELGRDPLCKTKFLRLW from the exons agCTGGTCTCTGTTTATCAGAAGAACCTCAAAACCAAACTGATAGAGAAATATAGAGAAATTAATGAAGGAATCTCACAGCCTGGATCATCAgttctccttgatcagatctaCACTGAGCTCTACATCACACAGGGTTCGAGTGGAGACGTCAATAATGAACATGAAGTGAGACAGATTGAAACGACATCCAGGAGACCAACAACACAGGAGAAACCCATCAAATGTAAGGACCTCTTTAAAGACATGTccatcagaactgtgctgactaaaggagttgctggaattggaaaaacagtctctgtgcagaagttcattctggacTGGGCTGAAGGAAAAGCCAATCAGGACGTTCTCTTCATGTTCCCACTTCCCTTTAGAGAGCTGAATCTGATGAAGGAGAAACATCTCAGTCTGATGGAGCTTCTTCATTATTTTTTCCCAGAATTTAATAgaataaaaccaataaactgcaACACCTACAAGATCATTTTCATctttgatggtctggatgagtgtcgacTTCCTCTAAACTTCCAGAACAATGATGATATGTGGGATGTAACAGAATCAGCCTCAGTGGATGTGCTGCTGACAAACCTCATCAAGGGGAACCTGCTTCCCTCTGCTCTCCTCTGGATCACCTCTCGACCAGCTgcagccaatcagatccctCCTGAGTGTGTAGCCCAGGTAACAGAGGTACGAGGGTTCAGTAATCCTCAGAAAGAGGAGTACTTTAGGAAGAGGTTCAGTGATGAGAACCTGGCCAGTAAAATCATCAAACACATGAAGTCATCaagaagcctctacatcatgtgtcacattccagtTTTCTGCTGGATTTCAGCCTCTGTTCTAGAGAGAATGCTGGGTGAAGCAGAGGGTGGAGAGatccccaaaactctgactcaaaTGTTCATTCACTTCCTGATCTTTCAGATCAAACACAAGGAACAAAAGTATCATGGGAAATGTGATCCTGAccctcatcagaccagagagacGATACTGGCACTGGGAAAACTGGCTTTCCAACAGCTGGGAaaaggaaacctgatcttctatgaAGAAGACTTGAGAGAGTGTGGTATTGATGTCAGAGAAGTGTCAGTGTACTCAGGAGTGTGCACCCAGATCTTCAGAGAGGAGTTTGGGTTACACCTGGGGAAGGTCTTCAGCTTTGTTCATCTGAGCGTCCAGGAGTTTCTGgctgctttatttgcatttatctgCTTCATCAGCAAAAAGCCAACAGAACAACAAACCAATGATCTGTCTGATCTGTTCACCAAGTCCATGTCTGATTTCCTCAGGAGTGCAGTGGACAAGGCCTTGCAGAGTGAGAATGGACACCTGGACCTTTTCCTTCGCTTCCTTCTGGGTCTCTCACTGGAGTCCAATCAGACTCTCTTACGAGACCTACTGACACAGACAGgaagtagctctcacagtaaagaGGAAACTGTGGAGTACATCAAGGAGAAGATCAGGAAGGATCCCTCACCAGagaaatccatcaatctgttccactgtctgaatgaactgaatGATCATTCTCTCGTGCAGGAGGTCCAGACTTACCAGACCAAAATAGAATCTTATATTAGTTATGTATGTTATGATACAACAGCTTATTCTAAACGCTTTGGTTCTGGTTGTCTCAGAGGAACCAGTCTCTCTCCTGCTCAGTGGTCAGcactggtgtttgtgttgctgaacTCAGTAGAAGATCTGGAGGAGTTTAATTTAAGTAAATATTATGGATCAGATGAATGTCTCCTGAAGCTTCTGCCAGTGGTGAAAGAATCCAGAAGAGCGGA GTTGGATAATTGTTATCTAACAGgtgaaagttgtgaagttctgtcctcagttctcagttcaaacTCCTCCAATCTGAGAGTTCTGAACCTGAGTCTCAATAacctgaaggattcaggagtgaagctgctctctgagGGACTGATGAATCcaaactgtaaactggagacactttg GTTGGCTCGTTGTTCTCTAACAGGTGAAAGTTGTGcagctctgtcctcagttctcagttcaaacTCCTCCAATCTGAGAGAGCTGAACCTGTTGCACAATAACctgcaggattcaggagtgaagctgctctgtgctgcactgaagaatccaaactgtacactggagaaattgac GTTGGCTGATTGTGATCTAACAGGTGAAAGTTGTGcagctctgtcctcagttctcagttcaaactccaacaatctgagagatctgaacCTGAGTGAGAATAACctgcaggattcaggagtgaagctgctctctgagggactgaagaatccacactgtacactggagatactgga gTTGGCTTGTTGTTATCTAACAGATGAACATcatgaagttctgtcctcacttCTCATTTCcaatctgaaacatctgaacctgagttacaataagctgcaggattcaggagtgaagctgctctgtgttgcactgaagaatccacactgtaaactggagatactgga gTTGATAAGCTGTAATCTAACAGGTGAAAGTTGTGcagctctgtcctcagttctcagttcaaactcctccaatctgagagatctgaacCTGAGTGAGAATAACctgcaggattcaggagtgaagctgctctctgagGGACTGAGTAATAcaaactgtaaactggagatactgac gttgaTGGAGTGCAGTATTACAGAACAAAGTTTTGAACATCTGGCTCCAGCTCTGAGATCATTAGCCCTTAAAGAACTGAATCTGAGGCACAATAATCTAGGAGAATCAGGAATTCAACGTTTCCTTGAGCTGGGCAGAGATCCACTCTGTAAAACTAAGTTTCTACG TTTATGGTGA